In Streptomyces sp. NBC_01381, the sequence CACGGTGGGACTCCGGGGAGTTGGCGGAGGAGGTCGTAGGCCTCGGGGATCTGGGCTCCGCGGAGGACCGGGCAGTGGCAGCCGGCGATGACCTCGGCGTTCAGGTGCTGGAAGTCGGTGACGACCGTCCCGAACTTCTGGGCGTCAAGCAGGGCGACCCAGGGGGAGACCAGGCGTCCGCCGAAGAACTGGCCGTCGCGGAATTCGTCCGGCGACAGCGCAGCCATTTCGGGCATGGGGGTCGGCACGTTCGTGGCGAAGGTGTCCACGGACCACAGGACGTTGCCCTTCGGGTCGAAGAGGGCGCGGGTCGTGGGGTTGTCGTACAGGGGCGGTCGCTTGGCGACCAGGGTGCGGTCGCCCACGTCGATCGTGTCGCCGTCGGTCATGAAGCGGCACCGGTTGATCGGGGTCTCCCACTCCTCGGCCATGCGGCCGATGGAGAACCATGTCGTCAGCAGGGTCGCGTTCGGGCATTCCGCGAGGACCGCCAGGAGGTTGCCGGCGTGGTCGCGGTCGTCGTGGGTGAGGAAGATCCACCGTACGTCCAGCGGATCCACGATGGACCAGGCCGCCTCCAGCCACTGGGAGCGCACTGCGGGCGCCCCGGTGTCCACGAGTACTGGTTCGGCTCCCCGGATCACCATCGAGTTCATCGGGAAGTGGCCGACCGGCGGGGCCTCAAGGGCCCACGGGATGACGAACGTCTCCTCGGCGATCTTGTACGGCTGCAGAAGGTCGAAACTCTCTATGGTTGTCATCGCTACTCCCTAGGACGGAGTCGCCGCAGCCTCCATAAATCCAGTGCAGCCCCGCGCCGTGCTGTCGTCAAACGCAGAACACGTGACGACCGGCTTCAGAACACCACCTAAGCGGTCTTGTCGAAGTCCGCTGCGGGTCGGCAGTGCCCCGAAAGGGGCGCGGGGAACTGCGCGACCAGCCACGACGGACCCGCGGACGAGTACCGCACTTCCCGCGGAGCGCTTAGCTGTGCTGCATCACCAGCACGAAACTCGTCCCCGGCTCCAGCGCCTCGTACAGATGCGGGACGTCTCCCCGGTACGACATGTAATCCCCTGCCGCCAGCTCCACCGTCTCGCCTCGTGGCCCCGCCAGCAGTCGGCCCGTGCTGACGACCAGGTGCTCCACCGAGCCGGGGATGTGCGCGTCGGACTCCCGCGCCGAGCCCGGCTCCATCGCGCCGTGGTAGATGTCGCGCCGCACCCCGGCCGGGCCCGGTGACAGCAACGTGCCCGCGTACGAGGCCTGTTCGGCGTGCATGGTCGGGCCCTCCCCCGCGCGGATCACCGTGACGGCGGGTGCGGGCGACTCCACGAGCACGCTGAACGGCACCCCCAGCGCCACGGCGAGCGCCCACAACGTCTCGATCCCGGGGTTGCCGGTGGCCGCCTCCAGCTGCGAAAGCGTCGACTTCGCGATCCCGGCCCGCTTGGCCAGCTCGGAGAGGGAGATCCCCGCCTTGGCCCGCTCCCGGCGCAGCGCGGCCGCGACCCACTCACGGGGCAGCCGGGATCGGGCGGCGTCGCCCTTGCCGTCAGTCATGCCGTACCGCTCTCTCTCACTGCTCGATCGTTCGCTACAAGGGACCATTCGTTCGGCTTGACGAACGGGACCCTTCCCGCCCATCCTACGACGTATGCGTTCGCCACACCGAACAGACAGCCCGCCCGACCGAACGAACGAGGGTTTCGTCCGGCTCTCCCACCTCCCCCGCGGCGTCCTGCGCGACATCGCCCTCGTCTGGCTCGCCGACGCCGTCGTCGGCGTCTCCTTCGGCGCGATCGCCGTCGCCGGCGGGCTACCGGTGTGGGTGCCGGTGCTGATGTCACTGCTCGTGTACGCGGGCTCCGCCCAGTTCAGCGCGGTCGGGATCCTCGCGGCGGGCGGCGGTCCGGTGGCCGCGGCGGCGACCGGTCTGCTGCTCAACTCCCGTACGGCGGCGTTCAGTCTGGCCGTGGCCGACAGCCTCGGGCGGTCCTGGGCCGCACGGCTCGTGGGCGCGCATCTGATCACCGACGAGACGGCGGCGTTCGTCCTCGCACAGCCCGACCAGAAGCGGCGCAAGGCGGCGTTCTGGATATCCGGGGTCGGCCTGTTCGCCGTATGGAACGTCAGCGTGCTCGGCGGCGCGCTCGCCGGTTCCGCGATCGGCGACACCGCCCGCTTCGGGCTCGACGCAGCGTTCCCGGCCGTACTCCTCGCCCTGGTCCTGCCCGCGCTGCGGGCCGACAGCATGACGCGGCGGGCCGCGGCCGCCGGTGCCGTGATCGCGGTGGCCGCGACGCCGCTGCTGCCCGCCGGGGTGCCGGTGCTGCTCGCCCTGCTCGGCCTGCTCGCCGCGCGGCGCGGGCCGAGCCGCCCCGCCCGTTCCGCTCCCCGCCGCACCACCCGCCGCACCACCCCGAGGAGCGCCTCGTGAACGCCCAGCTCGCCTGCGTCCTCGTCCTCGCCGCGGGAACGTACGTCTTCCGCCTGGCCGGACCCGTACTGCACGGCCGCATCGAACTCCCCGCCCGCGTGCAGGAGTTGCTGACCATCGGCGCCACGGTCCTGCTCGTCGCACTGCTCGCCACGGGCGCGCTCACCGAGGGCGGCGGCCCCGCCGGATGGGCCCGCCCGCTCGGCGTCCTGGCCGGCGGCGTACTCGCCTGGCGCAAGGCGCCGTTCGCCGTGGTCGTGATCGGCGCCGCGGGGACTACTGCCTTGCTGCGTCTCGCGGGGGTTGCGTAGCCCCGTCCGGTGTGCCGCCCCCGGAGCTGTACAGCGCGTCCACGACCCCCGCGTACCGCTCGGCCACCGCACGCCTGCGCACCTTCAGGCTCGGCGTGAGCAGTCCCTCCTCCACCGTGAAGTCCTCGTCCAGGAGCGCGAATTCGCGGATGCGGGCCGGGCGCGAGACCTCCGCGTTGGCCGCGTCCACCGCATCCTGGACCAGGGCGCGGACGCGGGGGTCGCGGGACGGCGGGAGGGTGAGCCGTACGCCCTCGCGTCCCGCCCACCCGGCGACCTCCTCCGCGTCCAGGGTGATGAGGGCCACCGGGTAGGGGCGGTGGTCGCCCACCATCACCGCGCGTGACACGAAACGCGAGCGTTGGACGGCCAGTTCACTCAGCGATGGCGTGATGTTCTTGCCGCCCGACGTGATGATCAGGTCCTTCTTGCGGCCGGTCACGGAGAGATAGCCGTCGGCGTCGACGGCACCCAAGTCGCCCGTGTGCAGCCACCCTTCGGCGTCCAGCACCTGCTGGGTGGCGTCCGGGTCCGCGTGGTAGCCCGGGAAGACCATCTCGCCCCGGGCGAGTATCTCCCCGTCATCGGCGATGCGGACCTCGCAGCCGTCGACGGGACGGCCGACCGTGCCGTACCGCACCGCGCCCGGATGGTTGAGGCTGATGACCCCGGCCGACTCGGTCATCCCGTATCCCTCGAAGACCGCTATGCCGCAGGCCCGCAGGAAGTCGACGACATGCGGCGCGATGGGGGCGCCGCCGGTCAGCGCCCATCGGACGCGGCCCCCGAGCGCCTGCCGGACCGGGCCGTACAGCGACTTTTCGGCGGCTTCGTACGCGTCCTGGAGGCCGGGCGGCAGGGCGTCGTCCGCGGCGAGGACCCCGATGCGTACGGCTTCTTCGAAGCGTGCGCCGCCACCGGGTGCGGACTCCGCGAGGGAGCGGACGACCGCGTACACCTTCTCGAACAGGCGTGGCACGGACGGCAGATGGGTGGGGCTCACCTCGGCGAGTTCGGTGACGACGTTCTCGATCGCGCCGCCGAAGAAGCAGAGCTCGCCGCCCTCGATGAGCGTGGTGAACTCGATGAGCTGGGCCAGCAGATGGGCCAGCGGGAGATAGAGGTACGTCGCGTCACCGGGGCCGCCCTCGATGAGGGGCAGCGTGGCGGACTGGACGGCGCCCAGGTTGGCGTGGGTGAGGAGGCAGCCCTTCGGCGGTCCTGTCGTACCGGAGGTGTAGATGATGGTGGCCAGGTCGTCGGGGACGCGTTCGCGGGCGCGGGCCGGCAGGGCGGCGGTGTCCGACGGCTCGCCCCCCGGCCCCGGCCCCACCCCTGCACCCGCACCCGCTCCCTCCCCCTCCGGGACTTCCGTCATCAGCAGCACATGCCGCACCCCGGTCAGCCGGGCCCGCAGCCGCTCGATCTTCGCCGCCTGCGCCGCGTCCTCGCAGATCACCACCGAGGCCCCGCTGTCTCCCAGGACCCAGACGACCTCCTCGTCGCCCGCCGTCGGGTAGACGGGGACGACGACCGCGCCCGCCGCGAAGGTGCCGAAGTGGGCGTAGGTCCACTCCGGGCAGGTCTCGGCGAGGATCGCCACGCGGTCGTCCGCGCGGACGCCGAGAGCGAGCAGCCGCTGCCCGAAGTCCCGCACGCGGTCCCGGAGTTGCTCGTAATCGACCTGCTCCCACGCCCCGCCTTCGGTCTTGCGGCGGAGGGCGGGCAGCTTGCCGTGCCGGTCGGCCGCCCACTCGGCGAGGACGGCCAGGGTCTCGGGGCGCTCGGTCGGCTGCATGTGTACGACGCTAGGGACACCGCGGCACTTCGCGGGATGACGGGAAACGTCAGCGGGGTTGGCCGGGAAGCTCAGCGGGACCCCCGCGACCCCCCGCGACTCCACGGCGCAACTCGCCGCAAGTGCCAAAGGTTTGACCGCAAGGCTCAGAAGATCCTCAAAACTCTTGTTGCCCCGGCCGCCCCGGCACCAGTATCCCTCCCAAGCCCGCGCCCAACGCCCCTGACCAGGGCGTAACCAGCCGGAGCGGGTGCATCGCCATGCGATGAACAAAAAGGGGAACACATATGTCCATATCGAGAACCGTGCTGCGCACCGCCGCGGTTTCCGTTTCCGCCGCCCTCGCGCTCGCCGCGGCCGGACCCATCGCGTCCGCCACCGAGGCCGCGAACGCCCGCGCCGAGCAGCACAAGGCCGCCGCCGGTGTGCTGACGGCGGTCGCCGACGACACCGGCGCACCGCAGATCGTCGAAGAGGGTCTGGAGGAGCGACTGGGGGCGCTGCCGCAGAACCCGACGACCCAGCAGCTCGTCGAAGCGATGTACCCGGGCGACGAGGCCGCCCAGCAGGCCGCGCTCGCCAAGCTGGAGCCGCAGGGCGTGCAGCTGCGCAGCGGCTGGGACACCGCCTGGAAGGTGACCAAGTGCGTGGGCTCGATCGGCGCGTTCATCGCGGGCAACGCGCTGCTCGTCACCAAGGCCACCAAGTTCGGCGGCGTGCTCAAGGGCGCCAAGCTCATCGTGCAGGCCGGCAACAAGGAGGAGCGGATCAAGCTCCTCGTCGCCATTTTCGGCGAAGTCACCGGCCTGTCGACCGTCGCAACGGCCTGCGGCTGAGTCCGCACGTGACACGCTGCACGAGATATGTGAGGAGGCCTTGACCATGGAGACCGCCTTCAAGGCATCGTTCATGCTCGCCGTGGTCGCCGAGGTCGCCCTGGTGGCCGTCCTGGTCTTCCAGGTCGCGCGCAAGGAGCGGCACGGCGGCACATCGCCGCTGGTGTTCACCGGTGGTGACGCGGTGGCCGCCGCCGCGCTGTTCGGCGGCACGATGACGCTGACCGCGCTCCTGTCGGACGGCTGGAGCGGCCTTTCGACGAGCGACATGCTGCTGTACGCGGTGACCTTCGGCATCGTCACCGCCGGATTCGCGGCGTTCCTGCGCCGGGGGGAGAGGGGGCGGCCCGAGTACGGGCGCATCGCCTTCCTGCTGCCCATCGGCTTCGGGGTGCTTGCGGGCCTGTCCGGCGTCTGACGCCCTGGGCGTGCGGTGGGCGGGGGCGTACACGTCCCCCCGCCCACCGCACTGAACCCGCCGCCGCGCGGAACCTTCGGGTTCGGGCGGCGGCGCGACGGGGAAGGGACCCTCATGCCCAGGCGGACCATCACCGTGCACCACGTGCGCTGCGTGCTCCGCGGCGCCGAGCGGCGCGGAGTGGACACCGTCCCGCTCCTGTGCACCGCCCAGATTCCCCCGCTCCTGCTCGGCGACGACCGGGCCCGCGTCACCGAGGTCCAGTTCGCCCGGCTCTTCCGGGAGTTGTACCGCGCCACCGGTGACGAGTTCCTCGGCCTCGGCTCGGCGGTCAGCCGGCCCGGCACCTTCGCGATGATGTGCCACGCCGCCCTCG encodes:
- a CDS encoding MBL fold metallo-hydrolase encodes the protein MTTIESFDLLQPYKIAEETFVIPWALEAPPVGHFPMNSMVIRGAEPVLVDTGAPAVRSQWLEAAWSIVDPLDVRWIFLTHDDRDHAGNLLAVLAECPNATLLTTWFSIGRMAEEWETPINRCRFMTDGDTIDVGDRTLVAKRPPLYDNPTTRALFDPKGNVLWSVDTFATNVPTPMPEMAALSPDEFRDGQFFGGRLVSPWVALLDAQKFGTVVTDFQHLNAEVIAGCHCPVLRGAQIPEAYDLLRQLPGVPPWTEFTQTDLDQWMAAAESAP
- a CDS encoding helix-turn-helix domain-containing protein, with translation MTDGKGDAARSRLPREWVAAALRRERAKAGISLSELAKRAGIAKSTLSQLEAATGNPGIETLWALAVALGVPFSVLVESPAPAVTVIRAGEGPTMHAEQASYAGTLLSPGPAGVRRDIYHGAMEPGSARESDAHIPGSVEHLVVSTGRLLAGPRGETVELAAGDYMSYRGDVPHLYEALEPGTSFVLVMQHS
- a CDS encoding AzlC family ABC transporter permease, encoding MRSPHRTDSPPDRTNEGFVRLSHLPRGVLRDIALVWLADAVVGVSFGAIAVAGGLPVWVPVLMSLLVYAGSAQFSAVGILAAGGGPVAAAATGLLLNSRTAAFSLAVADSLGRSWAARLVGAHLITDETAAFVLAQPDQKRRKAAFWISGVGLFAVWNVSVLGGALAGSAIGDTARFGLDAAFPAVLLALVLPALRADSMTRRAAAAGAVIAVAATPLLPAGVPVLLALLGLLAARRGPSRPARSAPRRTTRRTTPRSAS
- a CDS encoding AzlD domain-containing protein, translating into MNAQLACVLVLAAGTYVFRLAGPVLHGRIELPARVQELLTIGATVLLVALLATGALTEGGGPAGWARPLGVLAGGVLAWRKAPFAVVVIGAAGTTALLRLAGVA
- a CDS encoding long-chain fatty acid--CoA ligase is translated as MQPTERPETLAVLAEWAADRHGKLPALRRKTEGGAWEQVDYEQLRDRVRDFGQRLLALGVRADDRVAILAETCPEWTYAHFGTFAAGAVVVPVYPTAGDEEVVWVLGDSGASVVICEDAAQAAKIERLRARLTGVRHVLLMTEVPEGEGAGAGAGVGPGPGGEPSDTAALPARARERVPDDLATIIYTSGTTGPPKGCLLTHANLGAVQSATLPLIEGGPGDATYLYLPLAHLLAQLIEFTTLIEGGELCFFGGAIENVVTELAEVSPTHLPSVPRLFEKVYAVVRSLAESAPGGGARFEEAVRIGVLAADDALPPGLQDAYEAAEKSLYGPVRQALGGRVRWALTGGAPIAPHVVDFLRACGIAVFEGYGMTESAGVISLNHPGAVRYGTVGRPVDGCEVRIADDGEILARGEMVFPGYHADPDATQQVLDAEGWLHTGDLGAVDADGYLSVTGRKKDLIITSGGKNITPSLSELAVQRSRFVSRAVMVGDHRPYPVALITLDAEEVAGWAGREGVRLTLPPSRDPRVRALVQDAVDAANAEVSRPARIREFALLDEDFTVEEGLLTPSLKVRRRAVAERYAGVVDALYSSGGGTPDGATQPPRDAARQ